CGACCCGGAGGCCCGGGCCCGCGACGTCTGCCTGCGGCTGCTGACCGGCTCACCGCGCACCCGTGCGCAGCTCGCCGACGCCCTCCGCCGCAAGGAGATCCCGGACGACGTCGCCGAGCGCGTCCTGTCCCGGTTCACCGACGTCGGGCTCATCGACGACGAGGCGTTCGCCCAGGCGTGGGTGGAGTCCCGGCACACCGGCCGGGGCCTCGCCAAGCGCGCCCTCGCCGCCGAGCTCCGCCGCCGCGGCGTCGCCGCCGAGACCGTCAACGACGCCGTCGAGACCCTCGACCCCGCCCGCGAGGAGGAGACCGCCCGCGCCCTCGTCGACCGCCGCCTTCCGGCCACCCGCGGCGTCGACCCCGCCAAGCGCATGCGCCGCCTGGTCGGCGTGCTCGCCCGCAAGGGCTACCCGCCCGGCCTCGCCTACCGCGTCGTCAAGGACGCCCTCGCCGCCGAAGGCGCCGACCTCGACGACCACCCGGACGACCTCCCCCTCGACTGACGGTGATGATGTTCGTGGTGACAACGACGGCAGGGTGTTCGGGCGAACGGCACGTGTCCGCTATCGAGGGGGCAGGGGCAGGGGCCGGTGGGCGAAGGAGGTTTCGGGCGTGGAGCGGGGGACCGGTTCGTGTCCGAAATCAGGGGTGGGACACGGATTCCGAGGGAGATTCGGTTTTTGCCCGGGGGGTGGCCTCGTACGGGCGTTCGGCGCCGGGGGCGGGGCTGCCTGCGGAGATGCGGACTACGGACGGGTAAGGAAGGCATCACGCTCGCGTGTGGTTAGTCCGGAATGCCCCCTGTTTGCTTGCTCATTACCTCCATGCCGCTTACCGTTACGGCAGTGAGGAGTTACTCCGCATAGCGCGGATTGCCATAGGACCGAACACGTTCGAGCAGCTGAGAGGCATCAGGGACACGTTCGCCGAGCTGGATTCGGCCGGATCTCCGGGACGCGCGCGGCGCGGCCCGGTGATGGCGTCGCCGTGTCCCCGGCCGTCCGCAGGGCGCGAGTAAATCCTCGCTAGGCAGGGTTCCGAACTCCAGACGGGACCCGACGGCGAGGAAGGATCTGCCTCATGGAGAGCGTCCTGCTGGGTGCAGCGCTGCTGGTGACCCTGGTCGCTCTCGTCATAGTGATCCTGTGGCGTCCCGGCGTGTCCGGGAAGGCGGCGGCCGAGCTGGCGCGCGCACAGGGCGAGGCCGACGAGGTCAGGACGAACGCCAAGCGGGAGGTCCGGGAACTCCTCGAACGGGCCGAGGCCGAGGCGCGGCGGGTCGAGATCGAGTCCCGCACGGCGGCCGAACAGGAGGCCAAGGCCGTCCGGGACGAGCTGCGCGGCCTGCGGGAGGACCTCGAGCGCCGGGAGGCGCGGCTGGCCGACCGGGAGCAGCGGCTGGACGGCGAGGTGCGGCGGCTCCAGGAGTGGTCGGACCGGCTGGCCGAGAGCAGGCGGGCGATCGAGGAGCGCGGGCGGGAACTGGACGGCGTCGACGAGGAGCGCCGGCTGGTCCTGGAGCGGAC
The nucleotide sequence above comes from Actinomadura algeriensis. Encoded proteins:
- the recX gene encoding recombination regulator RecX, with protein sequence MSGDPRDEGGASGPSRPAAEARDPEARARDVCLRLLTGSPRTRAQLADALRRKEIPDDVAERVLSRFTDVGLIDDEAFAQAWVESRHTGRGLAKRALAAELRRRGVAAETVNDAVETLDPAREEETARALVDRRLPATRGVDPAKRMRRLVGVLARKGYPPGLAYRVVKDALAAEGADLDDHPDDLPLD